The uncultured Campylobacter sp. genome segment TAGCGTTTGAATACAGCGATGTCCGTGCCGAGGTAAAAGGCGCGATCGATAGCGTCAAAAATCCGAGCAGCGGGCTAATCCGCGCGGCAAGCATCGGCGAACTGATCCTAGATGGCGCAACGGACGCGTCTAAAACTGAAATCATTACTGAATTAAGGGCGTAAGATGGGACTTTTTGATTTTATAAGCGGCAAGGAGAAATACGACTTCGACACCCTGCCAAACCGCCGCGGCACGAAGTCGCTTAAATGGGACGTAGGCGAGAATGAGCTTCCGATGTGGGTCGCGGATATGGACTTTGCCGTAGCGCCCGAGATCATCGAGGCTCTACAAAAGCGGCTGAACGAGCGAGTTTTGGGCTATTCGCTTGTAGATGATGAGTGGCGCAGCACGTATCAAGGCTGGTGGCTCGCGCGCCACGATTATGAAATCCAAAAGGAGTGGCTGATCTATGCTGGCGGCACGCTGCCTGCGATCGATTCGATCATCCGCAAGCTCACCTCGCCCGCCGAAAACGTGCTGCTGATGAGCCCGGTTTATAACTGCTTTTACTACTGCATCAAAAACGCCGCCCGCGTGCCGATAGAAAACGAGCTTGCCTACGCCGGCGGCGATTATAGCATTGATTGGGAGGATTTGAAGGCTAAGCTCGCCGATCCGCAGACGACGCTTTTTATTCTTTGTAACCCACATAATCCAGTCGGCCGCACCTTTAGCAGGGACGATCTTGCTCGTATCGGCGAGCTGTGCGAGAAGCACGGCGTGACGGTGCTTAGCGATGAGGTGCATTGCGATCTGACCGAGCCCGGCGTGCGTTACACGCCATTTGCTGCCGCGAGTAAGATCTGCGAGAGGATTTCGGCTAGCATAATCGCGCCAACCAAGGCGTTTAACATCGCGGGGCTGCAGAGCGCGGCAGTTTTTGCCGCGGATAAACGCTTGCGTCATAAAATTTCAAAGGCGCTAAATTCCGACGACATCGCCGAGCCGAATTTTTTCGGCGTCCAGGGCGCGATCGCCGCATTTACGAAGGGTGCGGCGTGGCTGGATGCTCTGCGCGAATACCTCAGCGAAAATCGCAAATTCGCGACGGAATTTATCGCGCGTGAGCTTCCGCAGGTGCGCGTCGTGCCGCAAGACGCGACCTATCTGATGTGGCTTGATGCGGGCGCTTACACGCAGGATAGCGCGGAGCTTGCGCGCTTCATCCGCGAAAAAACGGGGCTGTATCTCTCCTGCGGCGCGCAATACGGCAAGGGCGGCGAGAAATTTTTGCGCCTAAATATCGCGACCTCTAGGGCGCTGCTAAAAGACGGGCTAGGGCGGCTGAAAGAGGCGCTAAAGATTTGCCCGCATTAAACGAACTGCGGCGCGGCAAGGACGAAATTTAAAATTTTATGGCGACTAAATTTAAAGCAGCGGAGTAAATTTTAAAATTTTGCGGCAGGGCGCGAGCTTGCGCTAAATCTAGCGACGATCAGGCGGCGGCGCGCAAACGTTTAAATTTGGCGCGCGGCAAATACTAGCGCTTAAATGCGCTACAAAAGGCGGATTATGGATAGAAACGGCGATCTAGAAGAGCTTTACCTGCTTGAAAAACGGCGCGAAAAGCTCGCGCGCATTAGCAAGCTTGTCTCATTTTTGATAATCCTGCTACTAGTCGGGCTCTATGTGTTTTTGAATACCGGGGCGGAGCCTATCTCGTTTGATACAAACTGGCTTATAATCGCGCTTTTCATCATCTTTCCAGTTTTAAACGGACTGCTCTACCAACTATTTTGCAGCGTGAGCTCTAGTAAAAACGGTGACGCGCAGCGCGCAAATTTTGATAAATTTAGCGGCTTTAATACGGCGCAAGATACGGGCGCGCTAGGGCAGGGTGCGGCGCAAGATGGGCAAATTTTAAGTGCCTATGCGAAAGAGGGGCAGGTGTTAAAAGCCGAAGCGGGCGAGGGTAGCGGCTTTAAAGACAGCGATAGCCGCATGAGCGCTACTTGCGGGAGGTTTGAGCCCAAAGCCGCCGAAAGAGAAGGCGGGAGCGAAAAAGACGGAGCAGCCGGATCAAAATTTAACTTTCTAGCCGATCTGCAGAGCCTAGAGGATGAGCGTGCGGCGCTGCAAGAAGCGGTGAAAAAGGCCGGTCTAATCGCCGTTGCCGTAGGGACCGGCGTGGGCGCACTGGTGACGCTCTTTTGGGAGGAGATGGCGGTCGGAGCATTTTTCAGCGTGGCTGTTTACGGCGTCGTGAGCGCTCTTTTGACGGCGAGTAAAAGACGGAATTTCAGATCAAATTTTAAAAACAGGGTCGTCGCGAGCATCGCAAAAAGCTTCGGGCTTAGCTACGATGAAAGTGGCGGGCTTACAGCAGATGAGTTTTTTGAAATTTACGACTGCTACACAAACGAGCAATCGAGCGAGGATATGATGAGCGGGGAGGTGCAGGGCGTGCGCGTTAGATTTAGCGACTTTTACGCCGCCGAAAAGGTGCGCACCAAAAACGGCACTCGCACCGACGTAAAATTTCAAGGAGTGCTTTTCGTCGCGGATTTTCATAAAAGGCTTAACTGCGAGGTGCGGGTGTGTCACAAAAACTCGCGAAATCTGCGCAAATACGGGCAGCGAGCGAATATGGACGACGTGAAATTTGAGGAGTTTTTCGACGTCTATACGACCGATCAAGTGGGCGCGAGATACGCTCTGACGCCGCTTTTGATGCAGCGGCTGACGGAGATTTATCTAAGGCTGGGCTCGCAGATAAACGCGGTGCTAAGGGAGGATAAAATTTACGTGGCGATCGAGACCTGGCACGATAATTTCGAGCCTAGAATCGACTGCTCGCTAAAGCAGGACGCCACGATGGCGCTCTACGTAGATGAGATCGGCGCGCTTGTGGGCATCGTGAGCGAGCTAAATTTGAACCGTAAAATTTGGAGCGAATGAGGCAAGCGGCGGCGCTGTGAAGTATGACGGCGGCGGGTCGTATACGGCTCCGGCGATACACAGATATGCAGACAAAGCGCGCGGGATCCGTAGGCTTGGCGGCACAGATGTGCTTTGTAGCTGAGCGTGGAAATGGATGCGTTGCGCGGCTTATGCATTTGGCTCTTAAATCAGTACGGGAAATTTAGCCGCGCAGAATTTACAAGCCGCCTTGAGTCGATAAAATTTTATAAATTCCCGATCCGTTTAACGAGCGGACGCTTGCGATTTACCATCGTTCGTGCGGCATAAATTTTACCACACGAGCAGTTTGTATTAGAATTCTACTGTCGCTTGAAATTTTACGCCGCCGCGCGCGACTTAAATTTTACCGCGACGACCCGCGCTAGGCTGCATTCCATCTCGGCTAAAATTTACTCGGCGGCTAAATTTACCGTGCGAGAGCAAAACTTTGCCGCTAGATCGATAAATTTAGCTAGCGTATAGAAGCGTTCGCCGCCACTTTTAGCGTTTACAGCCGCCGTTCAGTGAAGATACGGCGGCTCGTCGCTGCGAGGTGCAGGACTTAACAATATCGCCCTGCTAAACTAGACGGCGAATCAAAATTTATAGCTTCCCGCCCTCGATTACGACGTCGTCAGCTTTGATGTCGTCGCCGTATACGGGCGCTAGCGTCGCGTCGTAGTCGGCGTGGAAAAATTTCTCGTCCGCGAGCTTTACGATTAGATCGTCAAGCCATTTGCGAAGCTCGTCGTTGCCCTTTTTGACCGCAGGCGCGATGACGTCCTGATCGCCGAGCGAGCGGATACCTACCTTAAAGCCAGGGTTTGACTTCGTCCACGCAAACAAAAGCGTATTATCATGCGCGATTGCGTCGCCCCTGCCATCCAGCATCGCACCAAAAGTCTCGGTATTTTGGTCAAATTTTAAAAGCTTGATCTCGGGATGGTTTTTCGTAAAATACAGATCCGCGGTCGTGCCTTTGTTGATTAAAAGCGTTTTGTCCTTAAGCTGCGAAACGTCGGTGATATCGCCGTCCTTGCTCGCGACGCCGAGAGCTACCTTCATATACGGTAGCGCGAAATCCACGACCTCTTTGCGCTCCGGCGTGACGGTGAAATTTGCAAGCGTGATATCGACCTTATCAGACGCCAAGAATTCCGCGCGATTGGCGGCCTCTACGAGCACGAACTGAACCTTGCTCTCATCTCCTAAGAGCTCCTTTGCGATACGTTTTGCAAAATACACGTCATATCCCGCGTTTTTGCCCGCCTCATCGATGTAACCAAACGGCGGCTTGTCGCCGAAAACCGCGATCCTTACCACACCACGCTTTTTGATCCCGTCGATATAGCTTTGCGGAGCGGCGGAACCTTGTGCGGAATTTGAGGAGCCTTTGCCCTCGTCGTTGCAACCTGCGAAAAATAACGCACCTAAGATAAAAAGCGTGCTTAGCGTTTTTTTCATCTTTTCTCCTTTATTAAAATTTATTTTTTAAATTCGAACATATTTAGAAATTTCTTCGCGCGCTCGCTCTTCGGAGCGGTGAAGAACGCCTCCGGCTCATTGATCTCGACGATGCTTCCCTCATCCATAAAAACTATACGATCGGCTACGGCGCGCGCAAAGCCCATCTCGTGCGTTACGATTAACATCGTCTGCCCCTCTTTGGCGAGATTTAGCATTACGTCGAGCACCTCGCGCACGATCTCGGGATCAAGTGCTGCGGTAACCTCGTCAAAAAGCATGATCTTGGGCTTCATCACAAGGCTTCGTACGATTGCGATGCGCTGCTTCTGCCCGCCGCTAAGCTCTTTGGGGTAGGCTCGCTCTTTATTTTCTAGTCCTACGATTTTGAGCCAATGCCTGGCTAGCTCTACAGCTTGCTCGCGCGGTACGCCTTGAACTTTCACGGGACCTAGGATTATATTATGTAGTACATTTAAGTGGTCGAAGAGCTCGTAGCTTTGAAAGACCATGCCGATTTTTTGTCTGATCCTGCGCCACTCTTTGAAATTTTGATCGATCCGCTCGCCTTCGATTATAAAATTTCCGCTTTGTACCGGCTCTAGCCCGTTTATCGTGCGAAGTAGGGTGCTTTTGCCGCAGCCGCTAGGGCCTAGGATCACAACGACTTCGCCCTGTGCGACGCTAAGACTGATGTCCTTTAGCGCGTGTAGCTCGCCGTAAAATTTATTGACTTTATCGATTTTTAAAATTTCCATCAGCTCCACCTGTTTTCTAGTTTTTTCGAAAGCGCCGAGATCGGATAGCAGATCAAAAAATATACGAAAAATATCGCTCCGTAGATGATTAGCGGCGCGTAATTGTCGCGAAAGACATTCACTTCGATGATCTGTTGCCCGACCTTGACGAGCTCGATAACGCCGATTAGTACGGCGATCGAGGTTGTTTTTATCATCCTGCTGAATAAATTTATCGTTGCGGGCACTAGGCGCCTCATCGCAAGCGGCAGGATGATGTAGAGATAAATTTGAGATCTGCTAAATGCGAGCGCTTCGGCGCTTTCGAACTGATGCTTGGGGATGCTAAGCACGGCGCCGCGCACCAGATCCATCATCTCAAAAACGCCCCAGACGCTAAAGACGATGATCGAAGCCGCGATATTTGAGATGTGTATGCCAAATGCCTTGCTCGCGCCGAAATATACGATAAATAGCCAAACGATAGGCGGCATAATCCGCACGATCTCCAGGCAAATTTTAAGCGGGATGTATAAGGCTCTGCGCCCAGAGGCCATTAAAATTCCAAGTACCAAGCCCAGTACCAGCGAAACCGCGATCGAGATAAGCGCGATTTGCAGCGTGACCCCAAGCCCGCCAAGAAGCCTGATTAAATTTTCGCCGCTTAAGAGTTCCATCGCTAGCCTCTCATATACGCAAGGCGCTTTTCAAGCAGCGTAAGCGCTAGCGAAAGCGGCAGGATTATGATCAGATACGAAACGCTTAGCATAAATAGCGCCTCGTTCGTCTTGTAATACAGCCCGATCACGTCCTTTGCGGCATAAACGAGATCGGCAAGCGCTACGATGCTAACGATCGAGGTTTCTTTAAGCAGAAAGATTATGTTTGCGCTGATGGAGGGCAGGGCGATCGCAAAGGCGCGCGGCAGCACGACGTAAAAGACTATCTGAGCCTCACTAAGACCGAGGCTCATCGCGCTTTCAATCTGGGATTTTTTTATCGCCTCAAAGCCGAGCCTAAAGCTCTCGCTCATGTAGCTGCCGCCCAAAAAAGCAAGACCTACGATCGCGCAGGTAAAGCCCGAAATTTGAACGCCCAACTTCGGCAGGCCGTAGTATAGAAAAAATAGCTGAATTAAAAGCGGAGTATTACGCGATAGCTCGATATATGCGCTCACGAGCGGACTTAATAGAGGCAATCTTTTGTATTTTATCAACGTACAGATAAAACCGATGATGATGGATAGTAAAATCCCGTAAAATGCAAGCTTCAGTGTTAAAACCCCCGCCTTTACGAACATTGGGCTAAATTTAGCTATAAAATCAAAATCCATAAAATCTTCTTTCCGTAAAATATGCGTATTATACAGATAACTGATTAAAATAGTATTAAATTAGAATTTTTTTATAAAAATTCCGAAAATTTAGGAGTTTAAAAATATATCTTATAAATATATTTAGTCCGAGCAGATACCCGGACTATAGAATTTTGACGGAATTTTACGAGTAAAAAATATACGCGTATCCCGAAACCAAAAACGCGGAGAATATCGCTAGAATTCCGCCACTTCGTACCATTTCCGCCTGGCGAATGCGTCCCGTGCCGAAAACCAAAGCATTCGGCGGCGTCGCTACTGGCATTATGAAAGCGCAGCTTGCGCCCACACCGATTACTATAGTAAGAGTTTCTTTTGGCAGCCCCATTTGCGCCGCTACTCCCGCAAATACAGGCACTAAAAGTGCAGCAGAGGCGGTGTTGCTCGTAAATTCCGTAAGGCAGATGATGAAAACCGCCGTTACCAAAAGTACGATGTAAGTAGGCGCTCCGCCGAAAGTGTGCGCGACTAGATCGCCAAGCACCTTAGAAGCTCCAGAATCGCCTAAAACCGCACTTAGCGTAAGTCCGCCGCCGAAAAGCAACAGCACGCCCCACTCGGTGTTTTCGGCGATATCGTGCCATTTGGCAAGCCCTAGTATGACGATTACGACTGCCGAGCAGATGGCGACGTAAGCATCATCCACTTTAAAGCCCACAAGAGCTGAAATTTGTTTCGAAAATATCCAGCCAAGCGCTGTTAGAGCAAATACGACGATCGTAATAATGCGCTCGCGCGTCCAAGGGATATGCTCCAGATCCATCTCTATTTTATGACTTAAATTCGGCTTGAAAATTATATAAAGCACCGCAAGCATTATCGGCAGCATCACGCACATTAGTGGTAAACCTACCTTCATCCAGTCCGCGAAGCTGTAGTGCAAGGCTTGAGCCACGATTAAATTTGGCGGAGATCCCACGAGCGTGCCCAAACCTCCGATGCTTGCAGAATACGCGATGCCTAAAAGCAAAAACACGAGCGTGCCGCGATCTTTGCTCTCGTCCATGTTGGCGCAAATTCCAAGCGCGATCGGAAGCATCATCGCAGCAGTTGCGGTGTTTGAAACCCACATCGAAAGGATCGCCGTAGCAAGGCAGATTAAAATCGCAGCCACGCCCAAGCGACCGCCTGCGCGGGCGATTAGCCACATCGCGATCTTTTTATCGAGCTTTTGCATATGCAGAGCCGTTGCCAGCGCGAAGCCGCCGAAAAAGGTAAAGATCGTAGGGTTTGCAAAATTTGCAAGCGTGCTTTTGATGGTGGCAGCCGTGAAAGTGCCATCTTTAGCGAATTTACCAAGTCCGATAGCTACCGCAAGCACCGGCACCATAAGCGCGGTTACCGTGATATGCACGGCCTCTGTAAGCCACATAATCGCGATAAAAGCAAGCAGCGCAAGGCCTTTTTTGACATTAGGCTCAAATGGTAACGCGGCATATAGCGCAAAGCCCACAGCAGCGGCAATCGCCATAATGATGACACCACGCTTAGGAAACGGCACGGTGTCGGTTAGTCTGTCTAAACCCAGCTCGTCTACGTCTGAGTCCAGTGGTCCTTGTAAGCGGGAGTTGCGTAACTCCACTTTGTGTTCTTCCATAGATACTCCTTTTTTGGATTTGGCTTATGATACAAAAATGAGGCGGGAATTTTATAAATTCCAAATCAAATCGTCTTAAATTTTTAAAAGTGCAGTTACTATCGGTAACACGGCACTTATCTCGTGTGTAAATTTTAAATTATACATAAAAACGAACAACTAAGTAAGCGCTTTAAATTTCATCACAGATTATTTTTTAATGACACCCGAGATTAAATTTGCTAACTGCGCGCAGGAGATGGAGTAGAATTTCGTCGAATTCCGTGCTGGCAATCGAGATAGAATTCCAAGTCTTGTCGCAAAATTCATCGAAATTTCAAAAAAAGGATATTATAATCAACAAATTTTAAACGCGCTTATGAGCGAGCTTGGCGGAAGACGCTTAAAGATAGCAAGCGGTAAAATGGCAAAAGCGGCGGCGGTGGAAAGCCCGAAATTATAAATTGTAAGGAGAAAATGTGAAAAACAAAATTTTAATCGCGGCGTTTGCCGCTGCGGTGTGCGCAAGCTCAAGCTTCGGCGAGGGGATATTTTTAGGTATCGAGGGAGATTATTCTTTTAAATCCAGCATCACTACTAAATGGTCTGACGAGGACGATTCTGGCACGAATAAAGATAATAAGGGTCAGGCTGCGCTCGGCTTTAAAGGCGGCTATGATTTTGGTATAGCTAGGGCGTACGGCGAGTACTTGTATGATTTCAAAGCTTCGAAAACTGGCACTGACGAGGACATCATATTTAAACACGAGTGGAATAAGCATAGCTTGCTCGTAGGCGGGGATTTTACGCCTGAGATTATAAACGGCTTTAAACTCGTAGCAGGCGCTTATACGGGAGTTTCATTTTTGAAATATAAAATTTATTCGTATGACGAATCTAACGGAAGCAGCGATTCGCTTTCAAAGACTCTGCCTGGCTGGGTAATTGGCGCAAGGCTGGGCGGGCTATATAGCTTTGATGAGCATAATGAGATCGAGTTTGGCTACAAAGCGGACTACACGAGGTACAAGGCCAGTAAGCTTGGAGAGGATGTAGACAAGGTATATGAGACTAACCACGGGCTCTATCTAGGGTATAACTTTAAATTTTAAAAATTCTAACGTACTGGCGCAGAGGATGGGGCGAACGAACTCCCGCTCCATCCATTTTAAATTCCAAATAATTATTAGACATCAAATCGCAGAATTGTTAATCCGAAATTTGCTAGCAATTCAAATGCAATTATATGATAATCAAGGGTGCTACCGGTGCTAGACGTCAAATTTTACCCGCTTGCGCGTATAAAATTTTAAAATTTTTAAAATTATCATTACACAAGCTTAATTTCCTATTTTTAGTGCTATCTGCTAAGCGCTTAAATTGATGGAATTTATGAAATTTTACTCAATCTGCTTTTTTCTAAGAATCGTTATAATTTCAAGTTGAAAAAGCGGAATTTTATCAATATCTCCATTTGCCACTTTAAATTTGTTTCATAATTGCTTCGGATATCTTGCGACCCCTAGCTTGAGCCAACGCAGAAATGCCATTTTGCTTTATGGAAATCTCGCATTTACATCTTCGGGATTAGCACTTAAATTTTGCGGTAAAATTCTAAAAACTACTACACCTAAGAATTTTACCGTTTTAAAGCATTAAATTTTACGATTTTAAGATTAACCGCAAGCGTAGAATTTTGCCTTTATAAATTCATGGTAAAAGCAGTGGCGCTTGTTCTTGCGGATTTAGATGCTAGATTAATCCGCAAGCGCTACGCTTTTACTAAAATTTTATCTTTATCAAAATTTTAAAATTTTAATCGCGGTTATTAAAGTGCTTCGGCGCAAACATAAATTTCTAGCCACTTCGCTATATTTTGTAGGCCCATTCGGAGCTTTAAAATAGCAAGCCACGTGTCTGCTATTTGCCAAAAACCCTAGCGAAAATCGCGTCTACGTTTTTGGTGTAATATCCGTAGTCGAAGCACTCTTTGATCTCGCTTTCGCTTAGCTTTTCTCGTAGCTTTGTATCTGCTAGCAGATTTTGCAAAAATAGGCTATGCCCTTGCTCATCTATAGCTTTTTTACCCTCTTGCAGATCCGCCCAGACCTTCATTGCATTACGTTGCACGATCTTATAAGCATCCTCTCTGCTAACTCCTCGTTTAGGCAGTTCTAGCAGCACGCGCTGCGAAAACACGAGCCCACCGGTTAAATTTAGATTTCTCATCATATTTTCAGGATATACTAGCAGTTTTTCAATCAAGCTTGTCAAGCGATTTAGCATAAAATCGGCGGTTATAAAGCCGTCGGGGAGGATAAATCGCTCGACTGAGCTATGGCTGATATCGCGTTCGTGCCATAGCGCTACATCCTCCATCGCGGGTATTGCGAAGCTACGGATCATACGACATAGTCCCGTTACGTTTTCGCTAAGCACAGGATTTCGTTTGTGCGGCATCGCAGAGCTGCCCTTTTGACCTGGGCTAAAAAATTCCTCTGCCTCATAAACCTCGGTGCGTTGATAGTGGCGGATTGCGATAGCGATCTTTTCGCAGCTGGAAGCCAGGATCGCAAGTGCGCTCATTACCTGCGCGTAGCGATCGCGCTGGATGACTTGATTGGATGCAGGAGCGGGCTTTAGCCCCAGATATTCGCACACTAGCTCTTCCAACTCTAGTGGAGCGTGGGCGAAATTCCCCATCGCACCGCTTATTTTGCCGTAGCTGATGACGCTTTTTGCGTGTTGCAAAAGCTCTAGCGCGCGATTTATCTCATCATACCAGACCGCAAGCACGAGTCCGAAAGTGATCGGCTCGCCGTGGATACCGTGGCTGCGCCCGACCATCAGTGTCATTTTATGCTTCATGGCTTGAGATTTTATCGCAGCTTTTAAATTTTGCACATCCTCAATGATGAGCTCCATGCTTTCTTTGATTTGTAGCGCGACGGCGGTATCGATGCAGTCACTGCTAGTCATTCCGTAATGCACGAAGCGGCTCTCCTGCCCAAGGCTCTCACTCACGCTCGTTAGAAACGCGATGACGTCGTGCTTGGTCGTCTTTTCGATCTCATCTATCCGCTCGATCCTAAAGCTTGCGTTTTGTAGAATTTTATCTTTATCGCAGTCGCTTATTAGACCTAGTTTATTCCACGCCTTAACCGCTGCGAGCTCGACTTTTAGCCACGCGTCATATTTGGCTTGCAAGCTCCATTTTTCAGACATCTCTTTTCTTGCGTATCTTTCGACCATTTTAGTAGCCTTTCGGTTAGAATTTCTTGTATAATGATGACAAAAATTATATAAAAATGGGGCTGAAAGTTTAATATGGGTTATGAGAAAAGAAGCTTGGGAAGCTTTGAGGGGCGCAAAATTTACGAAATTCTGCTTAGCCTCGGATACGATATGAAATCCGCGCAGCGCATCTGTGACAAGCATCGCGTAACCGATGCAAAGGATCAGAATTTGCATAAAAATTCCGTCGCGCACGGAGAAATTTTTTTGATTGATTACAAATGCAAGCCGCGCGGACTGAAGCCGATCTTTGAGTGCGATGCGTTTGCGGCATTTGACAAGCCGAGTGGAATTTTAAGCCATCCAAGCGGGCGCAACTCGCCTTATAATATGTATGACGAGATCTGGTCGCTATACGGGCAGGACGCGTGCGTGGCGCACAGGCTTGATTTAGAAACCAGCGGAATTCTTATCGTCGCCAAGGATA includes the following:
- a CDS encoding MalY/PatB family protein; the encoded protein is MGLFDFISGKEKYDFDTLPNRRGTKSLKWDVGENELPMWVADMDFAVAPEIIEALQKRLNERVLGYSLVDDEWRSTYQGWWLARHDYEIQKEWLIYAGGTLPAIDSIIRKLTSPAENVLLMSPVYNCFYYCIKNAARVPIENELAYAGGDYSIDWEDLKAKLADPQTTLFILCNPHNPVGRTFSRDDLARIGELCEKHGVTVLSDEVHCDLTEPGVRYTPFAAASKICERISASIIAPTKAFNIAGLQSAAVFAADKRLRHKISKALNSDDIAEPNFFGVQGAIAAFTKGAAWLDALREYLSENRKFATEFIARELPQVRVVPQDATYLMWLDAGAYTQDSAELARFIREKTGLYLSCGAQYGKGGEKFLRLNIATSRALLKDGLGRLKEALKICPH
- a CDS encoding DUF3137 domain-containing protein, which translates into the protein MDRNGDLEELYLLEKRREKLARISKLVSFLIILLLVGLYVFLNTGAEPISFDTNWLIIALFIIFPVLNGLLYQLFCSVSSSKNGDAQRANFDKFSGFNTAQDTGALGQGAAQDGQILSAYAKEGQVLKAEAGEGSGFKDSDSRMSATCGRFEPKAAEREGGSEKDGAAGSKFNFLADLQSLEDERAALQEAVKKAGLIAVAVGTGVGALVTLFWEEMAVGAFFSVAVYGVVSALLTASKRRNFRSNFKNRVVASIAKSFGLSYDESGGLTADEFFEIYDCYTNEQSSEDMMSGEVQGVRVRFSDFYAAEKVRTKNGTRTDVKFQGVLFVADFHKRLNCEVRVCHKNSRNLRKYGQRANMDDVKFEEFFDVYTTDQVGARYALTPLLMQRLTEIYLRLGSQINAVLREDKIYVAIETWHDNFEPRIDCSLKQDATMALYVDEIGALVGIVSELNLNRKIWSE
- a CDS encoding cysteine ABC transporter substrate-binding protein — its product is MKKTLSTLFILGALFFAGCNDEGKGSSNSAQGSAAPQSYIDGIKKRGVVRIAVFGDKPPFGYIDEAGKNAGYDVYFAKRIAKELLGDESKVQFVLVEAANRAEFLASDKVDITLANFTVTPERKEVVDFALPYMKVALGVASKDGDITDVSQLKDKTLLINKGTTADLYFTKNHPEIKLLKFDQNTETFGAMLDGRGDAIAHDNTLLFAWTKSNPGFKVGIRSLGDQDVIAPAVKKGNDELRKWLDDLIVKLADEKFFHADYDATLAPVYGDDIKADDVVIEGGKL
- a CDS encoding amino acid ABC transporter ATP-binding protein yields the protein MEILKIDKVNKFYGELHALKDISLSVAQGEVVVILGPSGCGKSTLLRTINGLEPVQSGNFIIEGERIDQNFKEWRRIRQKIGMVFQSYELFDHLNVLHNIILGPVKVQGVPREQAVELARHWLKIVGLENKERAYPKELSGGQKQRIAIVRSLVMKPKIMLFDEVTAALDPEIVREVLDVMLNLAKEGQTMLIVTHEMGFARAVADRIVFMDEGSIVEINEPEAFFTAPKSERAKKFLNMFEFKK
- a CDS encoding amino acid ABC transporter permease → MELLSGENLIRLLGGLGVTLQIALISIAVSLVLGLVLGILMASGRRALYIPLKICLEIVRIMPPIVWLFIVYFGASKAFGIHISNIAASIIVFSVWGVFEMMDLVRGAVLSIPKHQFESAEALAFSRSQIYLYIILPLAMRRLVPATINLFSRMIKTTSIAVLIGVIELVKVGQQIIEVNVFRDNYAPLIIYGAIFFVYFLICYPISALSKKLENRWS
- a CDS encoding amino acid ABC transporter permease gives rise to the protein MDFDFIAKFSPMFVKAGVLTLKLAFYGILLSIIIGFICTLIKYKRLPLLSPLVSAYIELSRNTPLLIQLFFLYYGLPKLGVQISGFTCAIVGLAFLGGSYMSESFRLGFEAIKKSQIESAMSLGLSEAQIVFYVVLPRAFAIALPSISANIIFLLKETSIVSIVALADLVYAAKDVIGLYYKTNEALFMLSVSYLIIILPLSLALTLLEKRLAYMRG
- a CDS encoding DASS family sodium-coupled anion symporter; the encoded protein is MAIAAAVGFALYAALPFEPNVKKGLALLAFIAIMWLTEAVHITVTALMVPVLAVAIGLGKFAKDGTFTAATIKSTLANFANPTIFTFFGGFALATALHMQKLDKKIAMWLIARAGGRLGVAAILICLATAILSMWVSNTATAAMMLPIALGICANMDESKDRGTLVFLLLGIAYSASIGGLGTLVGSPPNLIVAQALHYSFADWMKVGLPLMCVMLPIMLAVLYIIFKPNLSHKIEMDLEHIPWTRERIITIVVFALTALGWIFSKQISALVGFKVDDAYVAICSAVVIVILGLAKWHDIAENTEWGVLLLFGGGLTLSAVLGDSGASKVLGDLVAHTFGGAPTYIVLLVTAVFIICLTEFTSNTASAALLVPVFAGVAAQMGLPKETLTIVIGVGASCAFIMPVATPPNALVFGTGRIRQAEMVRSGGILAIFSAFLVSGYAYIFYS
- the purB gene encoding adenylosuccinate lyase, with the protein product MVERYARKEMSEKWSLQAKYDAWLKVELAAVKAWNKLGLISDCDKDKILQNASFRIERIDEIEKTTKHDVIAFLTSVSESLGQESRFVHYGMTSSDCIDTAVALQIKESMELIIEDVQNLKAAIKSQAMKHKMTLMVGRSHGIHGEPITFGLVLAVWYDEINRALELLQHAKSVISYGKISGAMGNFAHAPLELEELVCEYLGLKPAPASNQVIQRDRYAQVMSALAILASSCEKIAIAIRHYQRTEVYEAEEFFSPGQKGSSAMPHKRNPVLSENVTGLCRMIRSFAIPAMEDVALWHERDISHSSVERFILPDGFITADFMLNRLTSLIEKLLVYPENMMRNLNLTGGLVFSQRVLLELPKRGVSREDAYKIVQRNAMKVWADLQEGKKAIDEQGHSLFLQNLLADTKLREKLSESEIKECFDYGYYTKNVDAIFARVFGK